In the Sinorhizobium arboris LMG 14919 genome, one interval contains:
- the rplI gene encoding 50S ribosomal protein L9: MEVILLERIAKLGQMGETVKVRDGFARNYLLPLGKALRANAANKARFEAERSTLEARNLERKSEAQKVAESLDGKSFIIVRSAGETGQLYGSVAARDIVETLAAEGFNINRNQVDLNQPIKAIGLHKVTLHLHGEVDVAIEVNVARSAEEAERQAKGESLTSADAIYGVDEEALKPEDFFNPEAEIESEEE; encoded by the coding sequence ATGGAAGTCATTCTCCTCGAACGCATCGCCAAGCTCGGCCAGATGGGCGAGACCGTAAAGGTCCGCGACGGCTTTGCGCGCAACTACCTGCTGCCGCTCGGCAAGGCGCTGCGCGCCAATGCCGCCAACAAGGCGCGCTTCGAAGCCGAACGTTCGACGCTCGAAGCCCGCAACCTCGAGCGTAAGTCGGAAGCCCAGAAGGTCGCCGAGTCGCTCGACGGCAAGTCCTTCATCATCGTCCGCTCCGCCGGCGAAACCGGCCAGCTTTACGGCTCGGTCGCCGCTCGCGACATCGTCGAGACGCTGGCTGCCGAAGGCTTCAACATCAACCGCAACCAGGTCGACCTCAATCAGCCGATCAAGGCTATCGGCCTCCACAAGGTCACCCTGCACCTGCACGGCGAAGTCGACGTGGCGATCGAAGTCAACGTCGCCCGTTCGGCCGAAGAAGCCGAGCGCCAGGCCAAGGGCGAAAGCCTGACCTCCGCCGACGCCATCTACGGCGTCGACGAAGAGGCCCTGAAGCCGGAAGACTTCTTCAATCCGGAAGCCGAGATCGAATCCGAAGAAGAATAA
- the rpsF gene encoding 30S ribosomal protein S6 — MALYEHVFLARQDITPQQVDALVEQYKGVIEANGGKVGRVENWGLKSLTYRIKKNRKAHYVLMDIDAPAPAVHEVERQMRINEDVLRYMTIAVDKHEEGPSAMMQKRDRDDRPRGEGRGPREGGDRGPRDDRPRRPREDRA, encoded by the coding sequence ATGGCTCTTTATGAACACGTATTCCTCGCTCGGCAGGACATCACGCCGCAGCAGGTCGACGCTCTCGTCGAACAGTATAAGGGTGTGATCGAAGCGAACGGCGGCAAAGTCGGACGCGTCGAGAACTGGGGTCTGAAGTCCCTCACCTACCGCATCAAGAAGAACCGCAAGGCTCACTACGTCCTCATGGACATCGATGCTCCGGCACCGGCCGTCCATGAAGTCGAGCGTCAGATGCGCATCAACGAAGACGTCCTGCGCTACATGACGATCGCCGTCGACAAGCACGAGGAAGGCCCGTCCGCGATGATGCAGAAGCGCGATCGCGACGACCGTCCGCGCGGCGAAGGCCGTGGCCCGCGTGAAGGTGGCGACCGTGGCCCCCGCGACGACCGTCCGCGCCGCCCGCGTGAAGACCGCGCGTAA
- the fabD gene encoding ACP S-malonyltransferase — protein sequence MSIAFTFPGQGSQAVGMGKDLAEAFPEASTVFAEVDEALGEKLSDIMWNGPEETLTLTANAQPALMAVSMAVIRVLEAKGLDLKSKVSFVAGHSLGEYSALCSAGTFSLADTARLLRIRGNAMQAAVPVGKGAMAAIIGLEHADVDAICREAASLGSCQIANDNGGSQLVISGEKPAVEKAAALASEKGAKRALMLPVSAPFHSSLMTPAAEAMREALAAVEKRDPVVPVVANVLAAPVSDAGEIARLLVEQVTGQVRWRETVEWFATNGVTTLYEIGSGKVLTGLARRIDKTVAGTAVSSPADIDAALAVLLA from the coding sequence ATGAGCATCGCATTCACGTTCCCCGGCCAGGGCAGTCAGGCCGTCGGCATGGGCAAGGATCTGGCCGAAGCCTTTCCGGAGGCTTCAACCGTCTTCGCCGAGGTCGACGAGGCGCTCGGTGAAAAACTTTCCGACATCATGTGGAATGGACCTGAGGAGACGCTGACCCTGACGGCGAATGCGCAACCGGCGCTGATGGCGGTGTCCATGGCGGTGATCCGCGTGCTCGAGGCCAAGGGCCTCGACCTCAAGAGCAAGGTTTCCTTCGTCGCAGGCCACTCGCTCGGGGAGTATTCGGCGCTCTGTTCCGCCGGTACGTTCTCGCTCGCCGACACGGCGCGCCTTCTGCGCATTCGCGGCAATGCGATGCAGGCTGCCGTTCCTGTCGGCAAGGGCGCGATGGCGGCCATCATCGGTCTGGAGCATGCCGATGTCGACGCGATTTGCCGTGAGGCGGCATCGCTCGGCTCGTGCCAGATTGCAAACGACAACGGTGGCAGTCAGCTGGTGATCTCAGGCGAGAAGCCGGCCGTAGAGAAGGCGGCGGCGCTAGCTTCGGAAAAGGGTGCCAAGCGCGCACTGATGCTGCCCGTGTCCGCCCCCTTCCATTCGTCACTAATGACGCCTGCGGCGGAAGCCATGCGCGAGGCGCTCGCGGCGGTCGAGAAGCGCGACCCGGTGGTGCCGGTCGTTGCGAACGTGCTTGCCGCGCCTGTGAGCGATGCTGGCGAGATCGCGCGCCTGCTTGTCGAGCAGGTCACCGGCCAGGTGCGTTGGCGTGAGACGGTCGAGTGGTTTGCGACCAATGGCGTGACGACGCTTTACGAAATCGGCTCGGGCAAGGTCCTGACGGGACTTGCCCGGCGGATCGACAAGACCGTCGCCGGCACTGCGGTCAGTTCGCCCGCCGATATCGACGCTGCGCTTGCCGTCCTCTTGGCCTGA
- a CDS encoding membrane protein, which produces MQNWNGTSLLTGALAGITAALLSMGANTQSSLAIVLYAASALPILIAGLGWGNAAALAAIVVAGGSAVALVSSYFALLIVVVTLVPAGWLSHLSNLARPASELGGPEGSLAWYPLSDILVHLAGLVTAGMIIVGYIVGYDSSVSDIMVDMVVEAVKAQEPLYNPDAAAIAQLKSIFTLALPLVQGAIWVLMLFAAYYLATRIVQLSGKALRPREDIPSSLRMNRNAIFVFLAGLILTFFGGAPAVIGALVCGTFGAGFLLSGFASFHFRTRGKSWRLPVLWIAYLSVFVFTIPAFFFLLSGLTDTRRAIALTPTEKN; this is translated from the coding sequence GTGCAGAACTGGAACGGAACATCGCTGCTGACCGGCGCTCTCGCCGGCATTACCGCCGCCCTCTTGTCTATGGGCGCGAACACGCAGTCGTCTCTTGCGATCGTTCTCTATGCCGCTTCCGCGCTGCCGATCCTGATTGCGGGTCTCGGTTGGGGGAACGCCGCCGCCCTCGCCGCCATCGTGGTCGCGGGCGGATCAGCTGTGGCGCTCGTTTCATCCTATTTCGCATTGCTGATCGTCGTCGTAACGCTCGTTCCGGCCGGCTGGCTCAGCCACCTCTCCAATCTCGCACGCCCGGCGTCCGAACTTGGCGGACCCGAGGGCTCGCTCGCCTGGTATCCGCTCTCCGACATCCTCGTGCATCTCGCCGGACTGGTCACGGCCGGCATGATCATCGTCGGCTACATCGTCGGATACGACTCGAGCGTCTCGGATATCATGGTCGACATGGTGGTCGAGGCGGTAAAGGCGCAGGAACCGCTCTACAATCCCGATGCCGCGGCGATCGCGCAGCTGAAGTCGATATTCACGCTGGCGCTGCCGCTCGTGCAGGGTGCAATCTGGGTATTGATGCTGTTCGCCGCCTATTACCTCGCCACCCGCATCGTCCAGCTGTCCGGCAAGGCGCTGCGTCCGCGTGAGGATATCCCCTCCTCGCTGCGAATGAACCGCAACGCCATCTTCGTCTTCCTGGCGGGTCTGATCCTCACCTTTTTCGGCGGAGCGCCGGCCGTGATCGGCGCGCTCGTCTGCGGCACCTTCGGCGCCGGCTTCCTGCTCTCGGGCTTTGCCTCTTTCCATTTTCGCACGCGCGGCAAATCCTGGCGGCTTCCCGTGCTGTGGATCGCCTACCTGTCGGTATTCGTCTTCACGATTCCGGCTTTCTTCTTCCTCCTGTCCGGCTTGACCGATACGCGACGCGCGATCGCACTCACGCCCACGGAAAAGAACTGA
- the rsmA gene encoding 16S rRNA (adenine(1518)-N(6)/adenine(1519)-N(6))-dimethyltransferase RsmA, with protein MATLDGLPPLRDVIQRHGLDAKKALGQNFLLDLNLTQKIARTAGQLEDVTVIEVGPGPGGLTRAILALGAKKVIAIERDSRCLPALAEVGAHYPGRLDVVEGDALKVDFEALADGPVRIIANLPYNVGTQLLVNWLLPRRWPPFWQSMTLMFQREVGLRIVAGADDDHYGRLGVLCGWRTKARLAFDVPPQAFTPPPKVTSTVVHLEPVEAPIPCSAAALERVTQAAFGQRRKMLRQSLKPIGGEALLAKADIDPQRRAETLTVEEFCRLANCLGS; from the coding sequence ATGGCGACACTCGACGGTCTGCCGCCGCTGCGCGACGTCATACAGCGTCACGGTCTCGACGCGAAAAAGGCGCTCGGCCAGAATTTCCTTCTCGATCTCAACCTCACTCAGAAGATCGCGCGCACTGCCGGTCAGCTGGAGGACGTGACGGTCATCGAGGTCGGCCCGGGTCCCGGCGGCCTTACACGAGCGATTCTCGCTCTTGGGGCAAAGAAGGTCATCGCTATCGAGCGCGATTCGCGCTGCCTGCCGGCACTCGCCGAGGTCGGCGCTCATTATCCCGGGAGGCTCGACGTTGTCGAAGGCGACGCGCTGAAGGTGGACTTCGAAGCGCTTGCCGACGGTCCGGTGCGCATCATCGCCAACCTCCCTTACAATGTCGGCACGCAGCTTCTCGTCAACTGGCTGCTGCCGAGGCGTTGGCCGCCCTTCTGGCAGTCCATGACGCTGATGTTTCAGCGGGAGGTGGGCCTCCGGATCGTCGCCGGCGCCGATGACGACCACTACGGGCGGCTCGGCGTCCTCTGCGGCTGGCGGACCAAGGCGCGTCTGGCCTTCGACGTACCGCCGCAGGCCTTCACGCCACCGCCCAAGGTGACTTCGACGGTCGTTCATCTCGAGCCCGTCGAGGCTCCCATTCCCTGCTCGGCCGCCGCGCTTGAGAGGGTTACCCAGGCAGCCTTCGGCCAGCGGCGCAAGATGCTCCGCCAGAGCCTGAAGCCCATCGGCGGCGAGGCGCTGCTCGCAAAGGCGGACATCGACCCCCAACGTCGCGCGGAAACGCTCACCGTCGAAGAATTTTGCCGATTGGCCAACTGCCTCGGCAGTTGA
- the rpsR gene encoding 30S ribosomal protein S18, with protein MAEVSSAPVRRPFHRRRKTCPFSGANAPRIDYKDVRLLQRYISERGKIVPSRITAVSQKKQRELAQAIKRARFLGLLPYIVS; from the coding sequence ATGGCTGAAGTTTCTTCCGCTCCGGTACGCCGTCCGTTCCACCGTCGCCGCAAGACCTGCCCCTTCTCGGGCGCAAACGCTCCGCGGATCGACTACAAGGACGTTCGCCTTCTGCAGCGCTACATTTCCGAGCGCGGCAAGATCGTGCCGTCCCGCATCACGGCCGTTTCCCAGAAGAAGCAGCGCGAACTCGCCCAGGCGATCAAGCGCGCCCGCTTTCTCGGCCTGCTGCCCTACATCGTTTCGTAA
- the gmk gene encoding guanylate kinase — translation MKPATVSPTKIARRGLMLVISSPSGAGKSTIARNLLEADPELSISVSVTTRSRRPSEIEGRHYFFKSIREFEALRATDSLLEWAEVHGNFYGTPRDAVEKAMGEGRDMLFDIDWQGAQQLQEKMGGDVVSIFILPPSMAELQSRLHRRAEDTEEVIATRLANSRAEIEHWREYDYIVVNDDLDRAFSSVRAIVEAERLRRDRRPGLFEFVNGLLTENPL, via the coding sequence ATGAAGCCGGCGACAGTTTCGCCCACCAAGATCGCTCGTCGCGGGCTGATGCTCGTGATTTCGTCGCCATCGGGCGCGGGAAAATCGACGATCGCGCGCAACCTGCTCGAAGCCGATCCGGAGTTGAGCATCTCGGTGAGCGTGACCACGCGCTCGCGGCGGCCGAGCGAGATCGAGGGGCGGCATTATTTCTTCAAGTCTATCCGTGAGTTCGAGGCGCTGCGGGCAACGGATTCGCTGCTCGAATGGGCCGAAGTGCACGGCAATTTCTATGGCACGCCGCGCGATGCCGTCGAGAAGGCGATGGGCGAGGGGCGGGACATGCTCTTCGACATCGACTGGCAGGGTGCCCAGCAACTGCAGGAAAAGATGGGGGGCGACGTGGTTTCGATCTTCATCCTGCCGCCGTCCATGGCCGAGCTGCAGTCGCGGCTCCACCGGCGCGCCGAAGATACCGAAGAAGTCATCGCGACCCGACTAGCCAATTCGCGCGCCGAAATCGAGCACTGGCGCGAATATGATTACATCGTTGTCAACGACGATCTCGACCGGGCCTTCTCCTCCGTCAGAGCGATCGTCGAAGCCGAGCGCCTGCGCCGCGACCGGCGGCCCGGCCTCTTCGAATTCGTCAACGGACTGCTGACGGAAAATCCCCTCTGA
- the mltG gene encoding endolytic transglycosylase MltG: MSDSNDNSAVQFGRNETGSNGPIIPKSANEALRPEKVPHPPKRSRKARSQVVIFLNFVMTVVVFVALAAAGAVYYAMHEYEEPGPLEANKNFIVRSGAGISEIASNLERNEIITDSRVFRFVSEAYLNNETLKAGEYEIKAHASMQEIMQLLKSGKSILYSVSLPEGLTVKQMFRKLADDPVLVGDLPVELPPEGSLKPDTYKFTRGTERNEIVKQMIAAQKALVQQIWEKRDPDLPVSTIEEFVTLASIVEKETGRADERPRVASVFINRLEKGMRLQSDPTIIYGIFGGEGKPVDRPILRSDLDKQTPYNTYLIKGLPPTPIANPGRAALEAVANPSRTPELYFVADGTGGHVFAETLDEHNANVRRWRKLEAERAAEAAKATEAAQDAVTQTGTQQ; this comes from the coding sequence GTGAGCGACTCAAACGATAACAGCGCGGTGCAGTTCGGCCGCAATGAAACCGGGAGCAACGGGCCGATCATTCCGAAATCGGCCAACGAAGCGTTGCGCCCCGAAAAGGTCCCCCATCCGCCGAAGCGCTCGCGCAAGGCGCGCAGTCAGGTCGTCATCTTTCTCAACTTCGTCATGACGGTTGTCGTGTTCGTGGCGCTCGCGGCCGCCGGCGCCGTCTATTATGCGATGCACGAATATGAAGAGCCGGGGCCGTTGGAGGCGAACAAGAACTTCATCGTTCGAAGCGGCGCGGGCATCAGCGAAATTGCCAGCAACCTGGAGCGCAACGAGATCATCACCGACAGCCGCGTGTTCCGGTTCGTTTCGGAAGCCTATCTGAACAATGAGACGCTCAAGGCCGGGGAATATGAAATCAAGGCGCACGCATCGATGCAGGAGATCATGCAGCTCCTGAAATCCGGAAAATCGATCCTCTACTCCGTCTCGCTGCCGGAAGGTCTGACGGTGAAGCAGATGTTCCGCAAGCTTGCTGACGACCCGGTTCTCGTCGGAGATCTGCCGGTAGAGCTGCCGCCCGAAGGCTCCCTCAAGCCGGATACCTACAAGTTCACCCGGGGAACCGAACGCAACGAGATCGTCAAGCAGATGATCGCTGCCCAGAAGGCGCTGGTGCAGCAGATCTGGGAGAAGCGTGACCCGGACCTGCCGGTGTCGACCATCGAGGAATTCGTGACTCTTGCCTCGATCGTGGAAAAGGAGACCGGCCGCGCCGACGAGCGGCCACGGGTCGCATCCGTGTTTATCAATCGCCTGGAAAAGGGCATGAGGCTGCAGTCGGACCCGACGATCATCTACGGCATCTTCGGGGGCGAGGGCAAACCGGTCGACCGGCCGATCCTGAGGTCCGATCTCGATAAGCAGACGCCATACAATACCTACCTCATCAAAGGTCTGCCGCCGACGCCGATCGCAAATCCGGGCCGGGCGGCGCTCGAGGCCGTCGCCAATCCGTCGCGCACGCCCGAGCTCTATTTCGTCGCCGACGGCACAGGCGGGCATGTCTTTGCCGAGACGCTCGACGAGCACAATGCCAATGTGCGGCGCTGGCGCAAGCTCGAGGCGGAGAGGGCAGCAGAGGCGGCCAAGGCCACCGAGGCGGCCCAGGATGCCGTCACGCAGACGGGGACACAGCAATAA
- a CDS encoding aldo/keto reductase — MRYNKLGRTGIQVSSICLGTMTWGSQNTPAEAHEQLDYAFDRGINFIDTAELYPTTPLSAETYGETERIIGDWLAARRRRDDVIVATKIAGSGRAYIRNGGPITPEGIGEAVDASLKRLRTDYIDLYQLHWPNRGHYHFRNAWSYDPFQQDKEEVAADLKAILDRLGDLVKAGKIRAIGLSNDTAWGAMKMVGLANRYGFPRVATIQNEYNLLYRSYDLDLAEVSHHEDIGLLAYSPLAAGLLSGKYLDGARPAGSRLSINGDLGGRYTPHQEPAVAAYTALAREHGLEPAQMAIAFCLTRPFMASAIIGATSMEQLKNDIGAADVTLSQDVMNGIRRLHRLYPAPI, encoded by the coding sequence ATGCGCTACAACAAACTCGGCCGCACCGGCATACAGGTCTCGTCCATCTGCCTCGGAACGATGACCTGGGGCTCGCAGAACACGCCGGCCGAAGCCCACGAACAGCTCGATTATGCTTTCGACCGTGGCATCAACTTCATCGACACGGCCGAGCTCTACCCGACTACGCCGCTTTCAGCGGAGACCTACGGCGAAACCGAGCGCATCATCGGCGACTGGCTTGCCGCGCGCCGCCGTCGCGACGATGTGATCGTTGCGACCAAGATCGCCGGCTCGGGCCGTGCTTACATCCGCAATGGCGGTCCGATCACGCCGGAAGGTATCGGCGAGGCGGTCGATGCCAGCCTCAAGCGGCTCAGAACCGACTATATCGACCTTTACCAGCTCCACTGGCCCAACCGCGGCCACTACCACTTCAGAAACGCCTGGTCCTACGACCCCTTCCAGCAGGACAAGGAGGAAGTTGCCGCCGACCTCAAAGCCATCCTGGACAGGCTCGGCGACCTGGTGAAAGCTGGAAAAATCCGCGCGATCGGCCTTTCGAACGATACGGCCTGGGGCGCGATGAAGATGGTCGGCCTCGCCAACAGATACGGCTTCCCGCGCGTCGCAACGATCCAGAACGAATACAATCTGCTCTACCGCAGCTACGATCTCGATCTGGCGGAGGTTTCGCATCACGAGGATATCGGCCTGCTGGCCTATTCGCCGCTGGCGGCAGGGCTCCTGAGCGGAAAATATCTGGACGGCGCCAGACCCGCCGGATCGCGGCTGTCGATCAACGGCGACCTCGGCGGCCGTTACACGCCGCATCAGGAGCCCGCCGTCGCCGCCTATACCGCACTCGCCCGCGAACACGGCCTCGAGCCCGCCCAGATGGCGATCGCCTTCTGTCTCACCCGCCCCTTCATGGCCTCGGCCATTATAGGTGCGACGTCGATGGAGCAACTGAAGAACGACATCGGCGCTGCCGACGTCACCCTCTCCCAGGATGTGATGAACGGCATCCGGCGCCTGCATCGGCTCTATCCTGCGCCGATCTGA
- the fabG gene encoding 3-oxoacyl-[acyl-carrier-protein] reductase gives MFDLSGRKALVTGASGGIGEEIARMLHAQGAVVGLHGTRVDKLEALAGTLGERVHIFPANLSDRAEVKALGEKAEADLGGVDILVNNAGITKDGLFVRMSDEDWDNVIEVNLTAVFRLTRELTHPMMRRRFGRIVNITSVVGVTGNPGQANYCASKAGMIGFSKSLAQEIATRNVTVNCVAPGFIESAMTGKLNEKQKEGIMSAIPMRRMGSGAEVASAVAYLASNEAGYVTGQTIHVNGGMAMI, from the coding sequence ATGTTCGATCTTTCAGGCCGCAAGGCTCTTGTTACCGGCGCTTCTGGTGGTATCGGGGAAGAAATCGCCCGCATGCTGCATGCCCAGGGCGCCGTCGTCGGCCTGCATGGGACCCGTGTCGACAAGCTGGAAGCGCTTGCCGGTACCCTCGGCGAACGGGTTCACATATTCCCGGCAAATCTCTCCGACCGCGCGGAAGTCAAGGCGCTCGGAGAAAAGGCGGAAGCCGATCTCGGCGGCGTCGATATCCTTGTCAACAATGCCGGAATCACCAAGGACGGACTCTTCGTCCGTATGAGCGACGAGGACTGGGATAACGTCATCGAAGTCAATCTCACGGCCGTCTTCCGCCTGACGCGCGAGCTCACGCATCCGATGATGCGCCGCCGCTTCGGCCGCATCGTCAACATAACTTCGGTCGTCGGCGTCACCGGCAATCCGGGGCAGGCGAATTACTGCGCCTCTAAGGCCGGCATGATCGGCTTCTCCAAGTCGCTGGCGCAGGAAATCGCCACCCGCAACGTCACGGTCAACTGCGTCGCACCGGGCTTCATCGAAAGCGCGATGACCGGCAAGCTGAACGAAAAGCAGAAGGAAGGGATCATGTCCGCGATCCCGATGCGGCGGATGGGAAGCGGAGCGGAAGTCGCCTCCGCCGTGGCCTACCTTGCCTCGAACGAGGCGGGATACGTCACCGGCCAGACAATCCACGTCAACGGTGGCATGGCGATGATCTGA
- a CDS encoding acyl carrier protein, whose product MSDIAERVKKIVIDHLGVDAEKVSEGASFIDDLGADSLDTVELVMAFEEEFGVEIPDDAADSILTVGDAVKFIEKAQA is encoded by the coding sequence ATGAGCGATATCGCAGAACGCGTGAAGAAAATTGTTATTGATCATCTTGGCGTCGACGCCGAAAAGGTCAGCGAAGGCGCAAGCTTCATCGATGACCTTGGCGCGGACTCGCTCGACACCGTCGAACTGGTCATGGCATTCGAAGAAGAATTCGGTGTCGAAATCCCGGACGATGCAGCAGATTCGATCCTCACCGTCGGCGACGCAGTCAAGTTCATCGAAAAGGCTCAGGCCTGA
- a CDS encoding YicC/YloC family endoribonuclease: MPLQSMTGFARREGSSGRYRWAWELRSVNGKGLDMRLRLPPGLERLEPDCRRLAAQHFSRGNLQVGLSLGAAEASIEAVLNEEALAAVLKLRERLGDVIDPAPLKLDTLLSIRGIIDFREPDESENERASRDAEILVGLEQALADLQTMREEEGKALGQVLLAQVDRIERLTATVEDDPSRSPSSIADRLAQQVSMIMDNASSIDRERLYAEVALLATKADLREELDRLGSHVAAARDLLTKGGPVGRKLDFLAQEFNRESNTICSKSNAAAVSAAGIELKVVIDQFREQVQNLE; the protein is encoded by the coding sequence ATGCCGCTCCAATCGATGACCGGCTTTGCCAGGAGAGAAGGGAGCAGCGGACGCTATCGCTGGGCCTGGGAGCTCCGTTCGGTCAATGGCAAAGGTCTTGACATGCGGCTTCGCCTGCCGCCGGGGCTGGAACGTCTCGAGCCCGATTGTCGACGCCTCGCCGCACAGCATTTCTCGCGAGGAAACCTCCAGGTCGGCCTTTCGCTGGGCGCGGCCGAAGCTTCGATCGAGGCCGTTCTTAACGAGGAAGCGCTTGCCGCCGTCCTGAAGCTTCGCGAGCGACTGGGCGATGTCATCGATCCGGCGCCGCTCAAACTCGATACGCTGCTTTCCATTCGCGGCATTATCGACTTCCGCGAGCCGGACGAAAGCGAGAACGAGCGCGCGTCGCGCGATGCGGAGATACTCGTCGGCCTGGAACAGGCGCTCGCCGATCTGCAGACGATGCGGGAGGAAGAGGGCAAGGCGCTCGGGCAGGTGCTGCTCGCGCAGGTGGATCGCATCGAGAGGCTGACGGCGACAGTCGAAGACGATCCGTCACGCAGCCCGTCGTCAATCGCCGACAGGTTGGCGCAGCAGGTTTCGATGATCATGGACAATGCATCCTCGATCGACCGGGAAAGGCTGTATGCGGAGGTCGCGCTGCTCGCCACGAAAGCGGATCTGCGAGAGGAACTCGATCGGCTGGGTTCGCATGTCGCGGCTGCCCGCGACCTCCTGACAAAGGGCGGGCCGGTCGGACGCAAGCTCGACTTTCTTGCACAGGAATTTAACCGCGAGTCGAATACAATCTGTTCGAAGTCGAATGCCGCGGCCGTATCCGCTGCCGGTATCGAATTGAAGGTCGTAATCGACCAGTTTCGCGAACAGGTTCAGAATCTGGAGTAG
- the fabF gene encoding beta-ketoacyl-ACP synthase II: MRRVVITGTGMVSPLGCGTEVSWSRLLAGDNAARKVTEFEVEDLPAKIACRIPFGDGSDGTFNADDWMEPKEQRKVDPFIVYAMAAADMALADAGWRPESDEDQISTGVLIGSGIGGLEGIVDAGYTMRDKGPRRISPFFIPGRLINLAAGQVSIRHKLRGPNHSVVTACSTGAHAIGDASRLIALGDADVMVAGGTESPICRISLAGFAACKALSTQHNDTPEKASRPYDADRDGFVMGEGAGIVVLEELEHAKARGAKIYAEVIGYGLSGDAFHITAPSEDGEGAYRCMQMALKRAGITAADIDYINAHGTSTMADTIELGAVERLVGDSASRISMSSTKSAIGHLLGAAGAVEAIFSALAIRDNIAPPTLNLDNPSVETKIDLVPHAARKREINVALSNSFGFGGTNASLILRRYTGH, encoded by the coding sequence ATGAGACGTGTCGTTATCACCGGTACCGGCATGGTATCTCCTCTGGGTTGCGGAACCGAAGTCAGCTGGTCGCGTCTTCTGGCCGGCGACAACGCAGCCCGCAAGGTCACCGAGTTCGAGGTCGAGGATCTTCCCGCCAAGATCGCCTGTCGTATTCCCTTCGGCGATGGCAGCGACGGCACGTTCAATGCCGACGACTGGATGGAGCCCAAGGAACAGCGCAAGGTCGACCCTTTCATCGTCTATGCGATGGCCGCTGCCGATATGGCGCTGGCGGATGCCGGCTGGAGACCGGAAAGCGACGAAGACCAGATTTCGACCGGCGTCCTGATCGGGTCGGGCATTGGCGGCCTGGAAGGTATCGTCGATGCGGGTTACACCATGCGCGATAAGGGCCCTCGCCGTATCTCTCCGTTCTTCATTCCCGGCCGGCTGATCAATCTTGCAGCTGGTCAGGTTTCCATTCGTCACAAGCTGCGCGGTCCCAACCATTCCGTCGTGACGGCCTGCTCGACCGGTGCGCATGCGATCGGCGATGCCAGCCGGCTGATTGCGCTCGGGGACGCGGACGTGATGGTGGCCGGCGGAACTGAATCGCCGATCTGCCGCATCTCGCTTGCAGGCTTCGCCGCCTGCAAGGCGCTCTCGACACAGCATAATGACACGCCTGAGAAGGCATCGCGGCCCTATGACGCCGATCGTGACGGCTTCGTCATGGGCGAGGGCGCGGGCATCGTCGTTCTGGAAGAACTGGAGCACGCCAAGGCGCGCGGCGCCAAGATCTACGCCGAGGTGATCGGTTACGGTCTGTCCGGCGACGCCTTCCACATCACTGCTCCGTCCGAAGACGGCGAGGGCGCTTACCGCTGCATGCAGATGGCCCTGAAGCGCGCGGGCATCACGGCCGCAGACATCGACTACATCAATGCCCACGGCACCTCCACGATGGCCGATACGATCGAACTCGGCGCGGTCGAACGACTGGTCGGAGACAGCGCGTCGAGGATCTCCATGTCCTCGACAAAGTCGGCCATCGGGCATTTGCTCGGCGCGGCCGGCGCGGTCGAGGCCATCTTCTCGGCACTGGCGATTCGCGACAATATCGCCCCTCCGACGCTGAACCTCGACAACCCTTCCGTCGAGACGAAGATCGACCTAGTGCCGCATGCCGCGCGCAAGCGCGAGATCAATGTGGCCCTGTCGAATTCGTTCGGTTTCGGCGGCACCAACGCGTCGTTGATTCTGCGCCGTTATACCGGTCATTGA
- a CDS encoding four-helix bundle copper-binding protein, translating into MAHFDPKMQECIENCLACYRVCLSTAMTHCLEAGGEHTKPPHFRLMMACAEICRDAAHFMLLGTPHHKHLCAECAEICAECAHDCERIGDMADCVDACRRCAETCRQMAA; encoded by the coding sequence ATGGCCCACTTCGATCCGAAGATGCAGGAGTGCATCGAGAATTGTCTTGCCTGTTATCGCGTCTGCCTTTCGACGGCGATGACTCATTGCCTCGAAGCCGGCGGCGAGCATACGAAACCGCCGCACTTCCGGCTGATGATGGCCTGCGCGGAGATTTGCAGGGACGCGGCACATTTCATGCTTCTCGGGACGCCGCATCATAAGCACCTGTGCGCTGAGTGCGCCGAAATCTGTGCGGAATGTGCGCACGATTGCGAGCGCATCGGCGACATGGCCGATTGCGTAGACGCCTGCAGGCGCTGTGCCGAAACATGCCGCCAGATGGCGGCATGA